AAGAAAGATGCCGGTAGCCGTCTGATTAATACCGATTGTGGTAATGTGATGGATGAAGCCACTTTCCGTAAGGTGTTGCGGAAGTTTGTGAGCGCCCGGTCTGATGATAGCATGATCGATGTGTTCCGTAAGTCTACCCGTAATTACTGCCTTGAAACGGCGCAGGTGAAATCACTGGCGCTGCTGGTAAGCTCTGAAGAAGCCCGTTATCGCCTGCTGGACCTGGCCTACGCCAAGACCTACGATACCGAGAAATATGGTTCGCTGGAATCGCTGCTGACGGAAAGTTATTATAAAGGCCGTTTTAAAGCGATGTTACATAAATAGCTAAATGAACACATAGATAAATAATTGGCCTTCGGCCGATGAATGAGCGAAGACGACCATCTTCGCTCATTTTTTTTAATTGTATTATTTTCGCCCCCGATGAACAGATATTTTATAGAAGTGGCCTATAAGGGTGCGCAGTACAGTGGATTTCAGGTACAGGAGAATGCACATACCGTGCAGGCGGAGGTAGACAGGGCCCTTAGCCTCCTGCTCCGGGAGAAGATCGAGAGTACTGGTTCCAGCAGGACCGATGCAGGCGTGAATGCCAGGCAGAACTTCCTGCATTTTGATACAGATGCGCCTTTGCATCCGCAGTTCCTGTATAAGATCAACGCTATTCTGCCGACAGACGTAGTGCTGAAGGGGGTATACCGGGTACCGGAGGATGCCAACAGCCGTTTTGCCGCGTTGGGCCGTTCCTATGAATATACATTGTATACCCGCAAAGACCCGTTTATGCAGGACCGCGGGTATTTCTTTCCTTATAAGCTGGATGTGGACGCGTTGCAGGAGGCAGCCGGTATTATCCGGGAGTACAGCGATTTCACTACTTTTTCCAAGCGGAATACGCAGGTAAGGACATTTATCTGTGCAATAGAGGAGTCTTTCTGGACGGTGGAAGGGGAGCGTATAGTCTATAACGTTACCGCCAACCGTTTTCTTCGGGGGATGGTGCGGGGGTTGGTAGGTACCATGCTGCGGGTGGGCCGCGGCAAGCTGACGATACCTGAGTTTCGCGCCGCTATTGAAAGCAG
The Chitinophaga varians genome window above contains:
- a CDS encoding tRNA pseudouridine synthase A, whose product is MNRYFIEVAYKGAQYSGFQVQENAHTVQAEVDRALSLLLREKIESTGSSRTDAGVNARQNFLHFDTDAPLHPQFLYKINAILPTDVVLKGVYRVPEDANSRFAALGRSYEYTLYTRKDPFMQDRGYFFPYKLDVDALQEAAGIIREYSDFTTFSKRNTQVRTFICAIEESFWTVEGERIVYNVTANRFLRGMVRGLVGTMLRVGRGKLTIPEFRAAIESRDCTRADFAVPPQGLFLMTVRYPEGLLEPVSFVR